One Triticum dicoccoides isolate Atlit2015 ecotype Zavitan chromosome 5B, WEW_v2.0, whole genome shotgun sequence genomic window carries:
- the LOC119305958 gene encoding cell division cycle protein 48 homolog, with translation MASAAASKKAANRLVVEEAATNDDNSVCTLHPATMDKLSIFKGDIVLLKGKRRHSTVCMALPDDTCEGHKMRINKVARSNLRVRISDVVSVHQCHDVKYGKRVHILPLDDTIEGIGGNLFDAYLKPYFVDAYRPVHKGDLFLVRGGMRSVEFKVIEMDPAVEYCIMAPDTEIFCEGEPVKREDEERLDDVGYDDVGGMGKPLTLIRELVELPLRHPQIFKSIGVKPPKGILLYGPPGSGKTLIARAVANETGAFFFLINGPEIMSKMAGESESNLRKAFEEAEKNAPSIIFIDEIDSIAPNREKTHGEVERRIVSQLLTLMDGMKARAHVIVMGATNRPNSIDPALRRFGRFDREIDIAVSDEVGRLEVLRIHTKNMKLDKDVNLEVVAKDTHGYVGADLAALCTEAALQCIREKMDVIDLEDDTIDAEILNSMAVTNDHLKTALIGTNPSALRETVVEVPNVNWNDIGGLDGVKRELQETVQYPVEHPEKFEKFGMSPSKGVLFYGPPGCGKTLLAKAIANECQANFISIKGPELLTMWFGESEANVREIFDKARQSAPCVLFFDELDSIATQRGGRVGDAGGAADRVLNQLLTEMDGMNAKKTVFIIGATNRPDIIDSALLRPGRLDQLIYIPLPDEASQHQIFKACLRKSPVAKDADLGALARFTAGFSGADITEICQRACKYAIREDIEKDIERQRMEKDTMEMDGGQEEEEVAEIKAAHFEESMKYARRSVSDAAIRKYQAFAQTLQQSRGFGTEFRFPAQPQAAEAAVHTSTAADEDEDDLYK, from the coding sequence ATGGCGAGCGCGGCGGCGTCCAAGAAGGCGGCGAACCGACTGGTGGTGGAGGAGGCCGCCACCAACGACGACAACTCCGTGTGCACCCTCCACCCCGCCACCATGGACAAGCTCTCCATATTCAAGGGCGACATCGTGCTGCTCAAGGGCAAGCGCCGCCACAGCACGGTCTGCATGGCACTGCCTGACGACACCTGCGAGGGCCACAAGATGAGGATCAACAAGGTAGCCCGGTCCAACCTGCGCGTGCGCATCTCCGACGTCGTGTCGGTGCACCAGTGCCACGACGTCAAGTACGGCAAGCGCGTGCACATCCTCCCGTTGGACGACACCATCGAGGGCATCGGGGGGAACCTCTTCGACGCCTACCTCAAACCCTACTTCGTGGACGCCTACCGCCCGGTCCACAAGGGCGACCTCTTCCTCGTGCGTGGTGGCATGCGGAGCGTGGAGTTCAAGGTCATCGAGATGGACCCTGCGGTGGAGTACTGCATCATGGCGCCCGACACGGAGATATTCTGCGAGGGCGAGCCTGTCAAGAGGGAGGATGAGGAGAGGCTCGACGACGTCGGCTACGACGACGTGGGTGGCATGGGGAAACCGCTGACTCTCATCAGGGAGCTCGTCGAGCTGCCACTCAGGCATCCGCAGATCTTCAAGAGCATTGGCGTCAAGCCTCCCAAAGGCATCCTCCTCTACGGCCCTCCCGGGTCCGGCAAGACGTTGATCGCCCGTGCGGTGGCGAACGAGACCGGGGCCTTCTTCTTCCTTATCAACGGCCCGGAGATAATGTCCAAGATGGCTGGAGAGAGCGAGAGCAACCTGAGGAAGGCCTTCGAGGAGGCCGAGAAGAACGCGCcctccatcatcttcatcgacGAGATCGACTCCATTGCCCCTAATAGGGAGAAGACTCACGGCGAGGTCGAGAGGCGCATCGTCTCCCAGCTGCTGACGCTCATGGACGGCATGAAGGCACGCGCGCACGTCATCGTCATGGGCGCCACGAACCGTCCCAACAGCATCGACCCTGCCTTGAGGCGCTTCGGGAGGTTCGATCGCGAGATCGACATCGCCGTGTCGGACGAGGTCGGCCGCCTCGAAGTGCTCCGCATCCACACCAAAAACATGAAGCTGGACAAGGACGTCAACCTTGAGGTGGTTGCCAAGGATACGCACGGCTACGTCGGCGCCGACTTGGCCGCGCTCTGCACCGAGGCGGCGTTGCAGTGCATCAGGGAGAAGATGGACGTGATCGACTTAGAGGACGACACCATTGATGCCGAGATCTTGAACTCCATGGCCGTCACCAATGACCACCTTAAGACGGCTCTCATCGGCACCAACCCGTCCGCGCTTCGTGAGACCGTCGTCGAGGTGCCTAACGTCAACTGGAACGATATCGGCGGCCTCGACGGCGTCAAGAGGGAGCTGCAAGAGACCGTACAGTACCCGGTCGAGCACCCAGAGAAATTTGAGAAGTTCGGCATGTCGCCGTCCAAGGGCGTCCTCTTCTACGGGCCACCGGGATGTGGCAAGACCTTGCTGGCGAAGGCGATCGCCAACGAGTGTCAGGCCAacttcatcagcatcaaggggccaGAGCTGCTCACCATGTGGTTCGGTGAAAGTGAGGCCAACGTGCGTGAAATCTTTGACAAGGCGCGCCAGTCTGCGCCGTGCGTCTTGTTCTTCGACGAGCTTGACTCCATCGCAACCCAGAGGGGAGGCAGGGTGGGGGATGCCGGCGGCGCGGCGGACAGGGTCTTGAACCAGCTGCTCACCGAGATGGACGGCATGAACGCCAAGAAGACGGTCTTCATCATCGGCGCCACCAATAGACCGGACATCATTGACTCGGCGTTGCTCCGTCCCGGCCGCCTGGACCAGCTCATCTACATCCCCTTGCCGGACGAGGCCTCGCAACACCAGATCTTCAAGGCCTGCCTCAGGAAGTCTCCTGTGGCCAAGGACGCCGACCTCGGTGCGCTGGCAAGGTTCACCGCCGGCTTTAGCGGTGCCGACATCACGGAGATCTGCCAAAGGGCGTGCAAGTACGCCATCAGGGAGGACATTGAAAAGGACATAGAGAGGCAGAGGATGGAAAAAGACACCATGGAGATGGACGGCGGgcaggaagaggaggaggtagcAGAGATTAAGGCGGCTCACTTCGAGGAATCGATGAAGTACGCGAGGCGGAGCGTGAGCGACGCCGCCATCAGGAAGTACCAGGCATTCGCGCAGACGCTGCAGCAGTCTAGGGGGTTCGGCACCGAGTTTCGCTTCCCGGCGCAGCCACAGGCGGCGGAAGCTGCTGTCCACACCTCCACGGCAGCTGATGAGGATGAAGACGATCTGTACAAGTAA